The Marinobacter sp. SS13-12 region CTCGCCGGTGCGGTTACGATTGAGTCTGAAGAGTGATGCCAGCGATATCGGCAAGGCAAGCTGTCTCGCCGCCGATTGGACCAATCGATAGCCCATTCATTAAGCAAGTTTAAGAGCCTCGACCACGAAAAATATCAATCGCAATCATCACAACGATGGAAGCCATCAAGAGCGCGCCCGTAGTTATCATAAATTCAGTAGTCATCGCACCTCCTCAACATAACCATAACAAAGTTTCCGGATTTTCACTCACCGACCCGACAGAAAGATTTTGTGGAGCTCATTGCGCCTGGCCTTTATGCACACGGGGCATGCGGATTCGGGGAAAAGGCCACATTAGGGTGCTCGCAAAGATATTCACGAGCCTGTTTGTCCAGTGCACATCATGAAAAGCCAACGCACCGTCCCAGAAACCAGAAGAACAATGATGGTTGTGTAACACGCCAGCCAACCCGTCAAAATCCAGCCAATGGGAGAAGTGAAGTCCACGGACCCGATATGGCCGTTGAGGGCCAACAGTCCAACAACTACAAAACAAGCCGTATACACGGCGGTGCTGACTTTTCCAAGGGTCCAATTCATAAGCTCTCTCCTCTGTGCTTACATCCACTGTAATAGACCTTTTGAAAATGCAACGCGAGATCCAGCTATCTTTATCCGGCCCCGACAAAACGTGCGGCTGCCCCGCTAGCGATGTCGCTGAGCCAACATGCCGTAAACGACGCGAAGTAGTACAATTTCGTTAAAACCGATTTGCAGGAATCGCCGATATGCCGGTAATCCAAATAATTTTCAGTGAGCGGGAAACCATGCCGGATTTGTTGGAACGCCGCGCCGCTGAACTGGACATCACCGTCGAACAGTTGATTCGTCGATTCATCTGTAAGGGTATGGAAGATTACGAAACGACAGACGGCCCAGCGGAGCCTGGAGAGACACTCGAGGACTTTTTGATCAAAAACGGCGTATTAAAAAAGTGACAGACCTAGTGAAACTATCGTTTCCAAGTTCGGACGAGGAAGCCGTATCCGTCGCCATAAACGCAACATCGGGCATCGTCGCCTGCTGATATGGGTTCAATCAGACCGAGAACAACTTCATTCTGAATTTTGCTTTGCTTCGAAGTAACGTCTCGTCTGGGCCAGTTGTTTCATTGACCCACTGGCCATGAAATCAAGGGCGGACGATCCAGCAAATGGCAGATCGCTGGTGGCGAGGCGAATTCTTCGGTTGGCGCGCTCAGCATTCGGGTACATCTTTCTCAGGGATTTATAGATGCCCAGGATATAGCTCACTCTTTCTAGCAAGTCATGAGAAGGTTTCGAATACGGCAGCGTCTGATACTCAGCGAAAGTGGCGTCCGAAACTCCACCGAGCATTTGAATCATCTCTTCTTGAGAGCACCCCCACTCGCGACAGATACCAAAGAAGCCCTTGAGCGCAACATGGCCTATCAAACCCTCTTGGTCATTTGGCGTTGATTCATATTCATGTGGACCGATCATAACTATCTGCTCCGACTGTGAGCTTAACTGCCAACCAGGGAGCCCTTTTGATCCCTAGACTTGATAATTCTATCGCTTTCGGCTGACAACGAAAATGCCCTCCGGCACTAGGGTTCGCGTCTCGCTTCTGGGGGGGGCTCAACGGCAAACTTCTACTTATCTCCAACTTCGACTTCTACACAGCCTCAATGCCGGGCTAAGCCGGTTGGAGCGCCAGCGAAAACCGGCTTAGCCCGTGGTTAACTAATTCTCGTTCTTGGGCGGCATGCCGGATTTTTCCAACTCCGTAATCACTCGATTGCGGCCACACTTTTTCGCCTGATACATAGCGCTGTCGGCGCGAACCAATAAGGTTTTAAGGCTATCTCCCTTCCTCCACTCTGTAACTCCCAGGCTTACCGTCACCGGGTCTCGCAAACCAAAATCCGTTGCCGCCACCTGAGCCCGTAGTCTCTCGGCAAATTCTGTGGCACCTGTTAGTTCCGTGTTGGGCACCAGTACCAGAAACTCCTCACCGCCCCAACGGCCCAGCTGATCACCCTCCCGTAAGCAGGATTCCAGGCTGTTAACCAGGGTTTTCAGAACCCGATCTCCTTCATCGTGTCCGTACGTATCATTTACTTCCTTGAAGTGGTCGATATCAAACAGCACCAGAGAAAACGAATGGCCATAACGTTCGGCATTGGCCAGAAATACCTGCACCAGATGCTCGATTCGATAGCGGTTCATTGCGCCGGTCAGGGAATCGGTGGTTGCCAGCTCGTGCAAATGGTCATTCGCGCGAGCAAGCGCCTCCCGCTCGGACTGCAAGCGTTCGTTCAAATCAGTCACTTCGTGAGACGAAACCAATACTGCCAGATCGTCACCCAGGTCCCTGGCTGACACCAACTCCTGTGGCAGCCAGGCCAGGCTTTTTCCACGCACCTCTTCCCGCCATACGGCAAAGGATTGTCGCGGCGTAAGTCTCAATTGGTCATCCTGCCGCTCGAGTATTTTTTTCGGCTCCCCCGCCCAGTCGACCGTTTCGACCTGTTCCCGGCGAAAGAAAAACAGCCAGCCTCGGGTAGTGACATCTATCACCAAGGGCATGGCCAACAGCCCACAACAGCCACAATCAAGCTCGTCGACTGCGGGATACCCCGCTTCCGCCAGACTGATGGTGGACCACGGGTTGAGCTCACGCCACTGTTCCGCAAGCCAGGCCGCCAAATCAAACAGTTGGGATTTTACCGGGGTACAACCATGCCGAGACGTGTGATCGCGGTAAACCAAAGCCACTCCGCTGGCCCGAAACAATCGCAGCCACTCCGCGGCATATTCGGCAAGGATCTGCTCTGGCCCCTGCTCCAGCACTTCACGCGCCAGTACTATCCGGTTTTGGCGGACCTGATTCCGAAAGCGGGCCTCAGCCTCCGCTTGCAGCAAAAACAGGCGCTGGGCGGCCACCCGTACCAGGATCGCCACGCTGTCGCGCCCTGAGGGCGTTAACACTTCCGCATCCCGCTTGTGACAGGTCAAAAGGCCCCAGAGCCCAGTGCTCGAGTAAATAGCCACGGACATTGAAGTGGCGACTCCCATGTTCTGCATATACTGGCGATGTACTGGGGACACAGCACGCAGAGCTCCCAGGCTCAGGTCTACGGATGTTTCAAGAGAAGGCACCAGGGGCACCGGGTCCTGATAGGTATTGGCTATAAAACGGAGCTGGTTTACCCCGTAGAGTGCCCGCACCTGTGGGGGAATATCACTGGCGGGGAAGTGATGATTCAGCATGGACGATAATCGTTCGTTATGACTTTCCGCCACCACCCGACCATTCCAGTGTTCATCAAATCGAAAGACGAGCGTGCGGTCATGACCGGTAATCGACCTGACCGCCGCTACCAATTCATCCAGCACGGCGGCTTCAGTATCGGTATTGACCAACTTTTTCAGATGTTCATTGACCAGCGATAGCCAGCGATAACGGGTACCCGGCTCAACGGGTTCCAACTCCACCACCACGGAATCGCCGGAGCGAAAGGCAGCAACATGAAGCCTTTGGGCATTACCCTGTACCTCCCGGCTAACAACCAGCCCTGGCGGCAACTGGTCACTGTCAGCAAGCCCTTCACGCAAACGGCGATGTACTTTCTTGCCCAGCAGCATCTGAGGCGACACCGACAGGCTCTCGTGGACAGAAACGCCCAGGAAAGCCTCAATATTGGCGCTCACCTGTTGAACACAGGTGAGCTCCCGGTCAAGGCGAATCAGAATGCCAAACGGCTGAATGGCCCCGGGAATTCGGACCGGCTCACTGTCACAGATGGCGAGAGCTGCTTCTATTTCCGCCTCTGAATAAAGGGCGTTATCTCCCATGGGCAAATAGCTGCCACTGGTCAAGGTGGGTATGAAGAGTAGAAAACGTCATATTAGCCCCCTCAATAATGCTTCTGGTGTCATCCTGATAGTGTCGCTCCAAATCTGTACTCAACCAACTGCGAAAAGCGGCCCAGGAGTTGTTCCATTGATGAATGTTAAAAAAGCTTGCGCCCGAATTCTCATCTAGACCCAGTGTCTGAGCCAGATGTTTGGCAATAAACCGGCCGCCTTGGGTAGACCCCTCAATCACATAGAGTACCCCGATCAGATAAGCCCCACTGCCTTCCAGCCGAAGTTCTATCGGAGGATGGATCAAGCCGGGGGATGCACAACCCAGCACCCGGCAGTCATTGGCCAGTAGCGCCACGCGAGGCAGATACCGATAATCAGGATCTGGATGTCGCTCAAGCAGGGCCGCTGTCGCGGGGATCAGCTTCGATTCCAGTGTTTGGTAAAACGCCAACATGGACTGCAGCAGCTGGCCGTACTCTATCTCCGTCAGCCGACTGGAGAGCACTCGCTTCAATAATGGCTGAGCTTCCAAAGCCAAATGGGCCGGCCGGGTTTGCTCACGCAGTTGTTCCAATACTGGTTGACTCATAGCGTCTCCGAGCCTAGGGAAAAGGGAGCGAGCAAAGAAGAAATAAAATGACGGCTTCTGTAGATTCTACTGGTCGAAATGAAGTGGCGTCGGTGGGACAACTTGAAAGTGATGAGCAGCTTTGACCCGTCTGTCTATCCGGAGCAAGCTGCTAGTTTTGCGGCCTCCATGTAGCGCGCACTCAATCATTTTTGCTGCTGTAGACTATCACGAATCAAAAAATAGGTATCTTCGATCCACGTTACGGTGTGTCGCTCCTTTGTCATATCCGATTTTACGACCAGGGACTGGTTCTGCATGCGCAGCTTGAAGCATTTAAACTATGCTCACTCTGGTTACCTGACCAGTGGGATTTTCCGACAAGACTACACAGCAATTTTTACCTTTGAGCACGGCCTCTGATTGGGGATTGTGCTGAGGGCACCATGGAAAGGGCACCCCTCTGCCATCTACTGCTATGCTGTTAAGTCAGCGAATGGACAGTTGTCGTAAGGAGACTTAAATGGCGCCTCGCTCCATTTTAGCTTTTTTATGTGTTTTATTAGCTGGGGGCAGCCTCGCAGAGGAGCGAACCATAACTCTAGTGGGTGACAAGTGGTGTCCATTTAACTGCAATGACCATCCGGACCATCGCGGTGTTCTGGTTGAGAAGGCGGCATCCGCCTTAGCAGAGGAAGGGTTCAAGTTAGAATATATTGAAATTCCCTGGAGCCGGGCAATTATCAGTGTCCGAGACGGTCAGTATGATGCGATCGTTGGAACAGGGATTTCTGAAACGCCAGATTTTCACTTTCCACCTGAGCCTCTGGCTAATGCTCACCATAGTTTCTTTACTCTCCCCACTAGCGCCTGGGAGTACCAGGGGCTTGAATCCTTGAAGGACATACGTATTGGTGTGATCCAAGACTACTCTTATGGCGGGCTCTATGAGGATTACATTAAAGAAAATCAGGATAATGAATCCCGCGTGGTTATTCTTAGGGGTGATCGAGTTTTACCTCGGCTTGTAGAAATGCTGGGGCTGGGCCGTATCGATGTGCTCGTGGCAGAAGAAAGGGTTTTAAATTACCACTTCGCTTTGAGCGGTCAGGAAAACCCTTTGCGACATGCCGGACTTGCAAACGAGGAAGCCTTATACGTTGCGTTCTCGCCGGCATTAGATGATGGGGCTGAGTTTGCGGAAGCTTTGGGCCATGGCATGAAAAAGATAGAGAAGTCGCCTTGAGTTCATCAACGGATTTACTCGAATTCTGCGTCACTTCAATCTTGTGCACAACCCATCCTGAACACCATGCGCAACCTGTTGATGAGGGCGGCGTAGCAGTCGCAGGCAGCTGTCTCAAACCCGGAATGATCGAGAATGCGGATCTTGCCCGATTGGCCAAGAGATCATTTGATGAAGGAACAGAGGTGTGAGCAACTTAGGCTCTATTTGCTAAGTTTGAAATACGGGGATTATTCCTAGCCGCTGCGATGAAAGCTGAATCATTAGCAGACATCAGGGGCAGCGGTTCAAAGAGATAAGATGTCCGGAAGGACCCTGGAAGCGCCAACCATGATGTTTAAATGCCCCACGCGGTGTAAACTTGTCAGCGTATGCAAATGCAGACTCACCAGTCCTCGCAGATTAATGCACCTTCTCAGACGATGCTCAAATGTATGGCTAAAATCATACGGGCCGGCGCTCCAACATCGCCACTAGCCAACTACCTATTGAGGAATGGCATGGGGTTATCGGCGACGCCACTCTGGACCGGCTCGTTCACAACGCTTCCAAGATCAATTTCCTGGGTGAATCCATGCGAAAACGACAAGCAAAGTTGACGGACACTGCGAGTTCGGAGTAAGAAGAGAAATCCCGCGTCGCTACGCTCCGATGCGTGGCAGGCTTCACGTGAAATGGGTGGCAACCTTCAGCGGTTTACACAATTGGTTAGCATAGTATCTGTTCGACAGCACTGAAATGGTCCAGTATTATGCCACCCGCTGCCTCTGGCACTACAATCACGAACGACCCAATATGGGACTCGAAGGCATTGCTCCTCAACAAAAAGTTGCCATGATGGTCTAATGTCTACTTTTGAGCCCCTCTAAAAATGGGGGGTACCAAGGACTGATAGCTGTATGTCGATAGCACGCAGAATAAGTTCCCTGCTAAACAGAGACAGAATTCATCCACCCAACCCGACATATACGCAGGCTGCAGTTCTGATTGGTATAGTCCCGGGTCCATATGGCGAACAAGTGATTTTCAATCGAAGAGCCTCGAGCATGAACAATCACGCTAACGAGATCTGTTTACCCGGCGGTGTACTTGAATATATTGATCACGGCTCACACACTAACGCAGCTTTGCGAGAGGCCAATGAGGAAATCGGACTACCGAAGGAGAATGTTCAGGTTATGGGGGTACTTGAGAGCTGTACCACCAGTCAACACATAGAGGTAACGCCAATAGTCGCAATAGTCAGACCACCCACCGAATGGATTTTACAAACTCATGAGGTTGAAGAAGTCGTGGAGCTACCCCTGAGCACCTTCCTCGAAGCAAGAAACTACAGGCGTATTTCCAAGCCATACTTCGATAGAGAGGTTAATACTGTTTCGATCACATGTAACTCTTGCGAAATATGGGGGCTTACAGCGAAAATCATGATGCAGCTACAGCAACTTGTAGATCAGGACTCAAATTAAGTCTATGATTCCCTGATATCTCGAGCAGCAAGTTCGTTTGCAATGGTTTCTGCATGACTCCGCAGAATGCCTGCCACCTCTTTTATCTTTTCCTCGCCGAGTCTTGCAGAGGGGGCAGACATTGAAATAGCGGCTTGCAGGTGATATTCCTCACTGGTTGGCATGGGAATGGCAACTGCCACACAGCAGAGGCCACGCTCAAACTCTTCGTTGTCTACAGAGTAGCCCTGAGTCCGGATTTGATCCAATTCTTTCAGAAGCTGTTTAGGAGTCCCGATTGTAGAATCGGTATACTTCTTAAAGGTACAAGTCTTGGCGTACTGTTTGCAATAATCATCTGGCAATCTGGATAACAGAACTTTGCCCACTCCTGTGCAATATGCTGGCAACCGTGCCCCCATTCGAGTCCTTATCGTAAGGCTCCGCGCACCCTCACCTTTTGCCACGTAACAGACTTCGTCATTGTCCAGAATTGCAGCGTGGATAGTCTCGCCGAACTGATCCGCCAGCTCATCTACGTGGGGTTGGACGATGCTGTTCATCGCATCAATCACCGACACACGCCCCCCAAGAGTAAACAGTAGAAGCCCCAGCTCAAAGTGGCCGTCTGGCATTTTAACCACAGCGCCTACCTGCTGCAGCGTGGTCAAAAATCTGTGGGCAGTAGCAATATTGATATCCAGTTTTCTCGCAACCTGAGAGAGCGTGAGCTTCTCGCCAGCGTAAGAAAAAGCATTCAAAATCTGGAAAGCTTTTATAACCGAGTTATTTACTGGTGTTGCCATTTAAATACTCTCTTCCCTATATAGCTCTCTAGCCGGAAGGTCCCATGATGCCCCTGAAAGAGCTTCTGCTTCTGTCTAAAAAGAACCAGAACCCATGCTGGAACGAAAGGCGTCGAAGACTAAACTAATTCCAAAAGAGAATCAATTGAACGATCCGCGTAGAGCTCGCACATGGCGACATTTGATCGGTAACCATATCGGACGTAGACGGATGTCACCCCAGCATTTTTTGCCGCCATTATATCCGAAAAAGAATCCCCTACCATCATGCTCGATTTCGGCTCCCCACCCAACTCGCTCAGAGCGTACACCAGCATACCCGATTCAGGTTTATAACTACCAAACTGATCAGCGCAAACAACAACTTGAACCAGATCATCCAATCGGAATCTGGAAATTATCGAGCCCGTGAACTCAACCGGCCGGTTAGTGACAACACCAACTCGAAAATTCTGGTCCGTGAGTGTCGCCAGAATAGTACGTGCATCCGGGTATAAAGAGGCGTACCTTCCATTGGTTTCCCTGTAAAACGATAAAAACAAGTTGTAAGCGTTTAGAAAGTCCTCTTGTGAAACAATTCTATGGTGGAAACTCACGTACCTGTTGAATGCTCTCTTCAGAAGCGTTTGGGTTCCCAACCCTACCCAGCTTCTAACGTACTCTTCCTCAACAACGGGTAAACAATAATGAGCCATGACCTGATTTATACTGGAGCAAATATCAGGAGCACTGTCCACCAGAGTACCGTCGAGATCAAAGAGTGCAACACGGCAATAGTCGCGATTACCCGAGACAATGCCAGCCAAGGGGGTCTTTCCAGCCATACTAATCAAACCTCAAGCAATCGATCATCATCCAAGGGCTTCCGAAACTTTCTTTGCTCTGCGCAGTAAAACGACACTACCAATGATCAGCACCAAAAGAAGTACGATGCCAATAACCAGAAAGCCGTGGGAAATTCCTAACAATTCGATCACAATACCCAGCCCAATCGGTACAACCACACCTGCAAGTCGGTTCGCAGTCGATCTTAACCCAACGCTCAGCCCCTGCTGCTCTCTTGGAATGGCATTCGATAAAACTGAAAGAAGTAGTGGCAAGGAAATCCCCATTCCAAGGCCAAATATAACAGCTGCGGTGAAAAAGATACTGAATCCAGATAGGTAGGGCGTCATGGAGATGAAGATGATTGCGGTGGATATACCACCGATCAATACAACAACCTGAGAGCCAAACAATCTGGAAGCTGGCGCGCCGAGCAAGGTAGCGAGGCCTGAACTAAGTCCAGCAACACCCATCAGAATTCCAATGTTAAATTCGTTCTGCCCAAGATGTACCAACGCTACAGCGTAAAAAGAGGCTTGAATGCTATAAGCCGATATTCTTAAAAAAGTAGCAAAGACTACCAGATCCACGCCCGGTTCTTTCAGCATGATAAAAGCCTGCCTGTAAACCGACCACTTAGGCATCAGGCTTTTCCAAGATGTTATGGACTCTTTGGGTCGGTCACCAACCGGAAGGCAGTATACGGCAGCGAATAAAAGAAAACCCCACAATGAGATAATTCCAAAGCCGGCTATCGGGCCACCGAACTTCCACGCGAAGCCCACCAGCACAGGCCCGGCAAGGTTCCCCATGTTAGTGGCGAAGCTGAAGCGCCCGGCACTCTTCGGATCCCCTTGAGCAACTCTGGCCAACGCTGTCTGTGCGCCGATCCATGCCATTGAGCTGACCAGGCCGCCAAACAGCTCCAGAATGAGCACGGCAATAACAAAAGGAAAAACGGGATAAAGCCATGGCAATAGCCCATTGAGAATAGCCAGCACAAGGAGTGTTCGGCGAACACCGAGTTGGTCCATCAAGGAACCACCATGAATGGAAAGGAACAATGGCACAAAAGAGCGGGCACTGAGAATGACACCCATATAGGCCGGTGGCACACCCAGGGAAATACACCAGAGGGGAATAGCCAACCCCTTCATCAGGGTTATGCTCAGTGAGAAAAAAGCAGCTGCGTAGATCGCCAACATGCTGACTTCACTTGTACCTGTACTGGCACTAGTTTTCGATTCCATTAAGATACCTATTTATATCTTTGTAATAATGATCACTTCATACAAAAACATTCCCTGCTTTACTTCGGGTAACCCCTGATGTACAAGCCTGAGCCGGAAGAAAAAAGCGCCCTTATCGGAAAATCCGGGGCGCATGGCAACGATGCAGAGCAACAACCACAACAACTCATTCAGAGCAGACTGTTCATACGTCCACTAGCGAATGAACTTCTCGGTAAGAACATGTTTGATCTCTGCCTTTCTTTTATCAGAAAGATCAGCAAAAATGTTCTGAATCAGCTTATTCAGATCAGCAGCTGAAAGAAAATTGATGGGGCGATTCATATCCTTAGCTTTCTGGATAAACTTGTCATCGGTGAGAATATCCTCGAGGTGACCGGCCAGGAAATCAGCCCTTTCAGGGTCTACGTCTTCATGCATAACCAAAGCACGGCCAAGCGTGGTGATGTTGGAGCGGAAGTCCATCCAACGCTCGCCTTCTTCATCCAGATTACCAACTTCAAAAATAGTCGGAGTGTCCGGGAAAAGTGCGTCACGCTCCCGATCCAGGGCGGCCAAAGGCACCAGCGAGTCATCGCCAACATAGTTGATCGCGGACGTCGAACTTACAACAACACCATCTGCCTCACCCCGCACAACGGCAAGGGCAATGGCGCTGGTGCCATCGTAGCCAAGCACAATTGAAAGCTCATCCGATGTCAGATTCAGCGCTTCAGCCATCGCAGCAGTGGCGTCAGATACAGAATCCGTCAAGCCAGTTGCCCCCCAGCGGCTACCTTCTGATTTCATGGTTGCCAGAACTTCTCCGAAGGTGCGTTCTGTATTTTGCGCGCTCCACATCGCCATGCGGGTGTCTACAACAGCCCGACCAAGCCAGGTTACCTTGCTCAGGTCAAAGCGCGTACCCGGTCGGTCCGTAAGTTGTGCCAATGCTGCCGATTCCGAGCTTGCAAGCATCATGGTCTTATCATCGCCACTTTGTGCGAGCCTGTTAAGGGCAAGAAGGCCGCCACCACCGGGTTGGTTTTCCACTATGACCGTGGCCCCTATGCGCTTTTCCAGCTCCGGAGCAATCATACGGGCGTACTCGTCGTAACCACCGCCAGGATTAAA contains the following coding sequences:
- a CDS encoding DUF2384 domain-containing protein, translated to MIGPHEYESTPNDQEGLIGHVALKGFFGICREWGCSQEEMIQMLGGVSDATFAEYQTLPYSKPSHDLLERVSYILGIYKSLRKMYPNAERANRRIRLATSDLPFAGSSALDFMASGSMKQLAQTRRYFEAKQNSE
- a CDS encoding sensor domain-containing diguanylate cyclase, which gives rise to MGDNALYSEAEIEAALAICDSEPVRIPGAIQPFGILIRLDRELTCVQQVSANIEAFLGVSVHESLSVSPQMLLGKKVHRRLREGLADSDQLPPGLVVSREVQGNAQRLHVAAFRSGDSVVVELEPVEPGTRYRWLSLVNEHLKKLVNTDTEAAVLDELVAAVRSITGHDRTLVFRFDEHWNGRVVAESHNERLSSMLNHHFPASDIPPQVRALYGVNQLRFIANTYQDPVPLVPSLETSVDLSLGALRAVSPVHRQYMQNMGVATSMSVAIYSSTGLWGLLTCHKRDAEVLTPSGRDSVAILVRVAAQRLFLLQAEAEARFRNQVRQNRIVLAREVLEQGPEQILAEYAAEWLRLFRASGVALVYRDHTSRHGCTPVKSQLFDLAAWLAEQWRELNPWSTISLAEAGYPAVDELDCGCCGLLAMPLVIDVTTRGWLFFFRREQVETVDWAGEPKKILERQDDQLRLTPRQSFAVWREEVRGKSLAWLPQELVSARDLGDDLAVLVSSHEVTDLNERLQSEREALARANDHLHELATTDSLTGAMNRYRIEHLVQVFLANAERYGHSFSLVLFDIDHFKEVNDTYGHDEGDRVLKTLVNSLESCLREGDQLGRWGGEEFLVLVPNTELTGATEFAERLRAQVAATDFGLRDPVTVSLGVTEWRKGDSLKTLLVRADSAMYQAKKCGRNRVITELEKSGMPPKNEN
- a CDS encoding biliverdin-producing heme oxygenase, which produces MSQPVLEQLREQTRPAHLALEAQPLLKRVLSSRLTEIEYGQLLQSMLAFYQTLESKLIPATAALLERHPDPDYRYLPRVALLANDCRVLGCASPGLIHPPIELRLEGSGAYLIGVLYVIEGSTQGGRFIAKHLAQTLGLDENSGASFFNIHQWNNSWAAFRSWLSTDLERHYQDDTRSIIEGANMTFSTLHTHLDQWQLFAHGR
- a CDS encoding transporter substrate-binding domain-containing protein; the protein is MAPRSILAFLCVLLAGGSLAEERTITLVGDKWCPFNCNDHPDHRGVLVEKAASALAEEGFKLEYIEIPWSRAIISVRDGQYDAIVGTGISETPDFHFPPEPLANAHHSFFTLPTSAWEYQGLESLKDIRIGVIQDYSYGGLYEDYIKENQDNESRVVILRGDRVLPRLVEMLGLGRIDVLVAEERVLNYHFALSGQENPLRHAGLANEEALYVAFSPALDDGAEFAEALGHGMKKIEKSP
- a CDS encoding CoA pyrophosphatase, which codes for MSIARRISSLLNRDRIHPPNPTYTQAAVLIGIVPGPYGEQVIFNRRASSMNNHANEICLPGGVLEYIDHGSHTNAALREANEEIGLPKENVQVMGVLESCTTSQHIEVTPIVAIVRPPTEWILQTHEVEEVVELPLSTFLEARNYRRISKPYFDREVNTVSITCNSCEIWGLTAKIMMQLQQLVDQDSN
- a CDS encoding IclR family transcriptional regulator, encoding MATPVNNSVIKAFQILNAFSYAGEKLTLSQVARKLDINIATAHRFLTTLQQVGAVVKMPDGHFELGLLLFTLGGRVSVIDAMNSIVQPHVDELADQFGETIHAAILDNDEVCYVAKGEGARSLTIRTRMGARLPAYCTGVGKVLLSRLPDDYCKQYAKTCTFKKYTDSTIGTPKQLLKELDQIRTQGYSVDNEEFERGLCCVAVAIPMPTSEEYHLQAAISMSAPSARLGEEKIKEVAGILRSHAETIANELAARDIRES
- a CDS encoding HAD-IA family hydrolase, which gives rise to MAGKTPLAGIVSGNRDYCRVALFDLDGTLVDSAPDICSSINQVMAHYCLPVVEEEYVRSWVGLGTQTLLKRAFNRYVSFHHRIVSQEDFLNAYNLFLSFYRETNGRYASLYPDARTILATLTDQNFRVGVVTNRPVEFTGSIISRFRLDDLVQVVVCADQFGSYKPESGMLVYALSELGGEPKSSMMVGDSFSDIMAAKNAGVTSVYVRYGYRSNVAMCELYADRSIDSLLELV
- a CDS encoding MFS transporter, producing MLAIYAAAFFSLSITLMKGLAIPLWCISLGVPPAYMGVILSARSFVPLFLSIHGGSLMDQLGVRRTLLVLAILNGLLPWLYPVFPFVIAVLILELFGGLVSSMAWIGAQTALARVAQGDPKSAGRFSFATNMGNLAGPVLVGFAWKFGGPIAGFGIISLWGFLLFAAVYCLPVGDRPKESITSWKSLMPKWSVYRQAFIMLKEPGVDLVVFATFLRISAYSIQASFYAVALVHLGQNEFNIGILMGVAGLSSGLATLLGAPASRLFGSQVVVLIGGISTAIIFISMTPYLSGFSIFFTAAVIFGLGMGISLPLLLSVLSNAIPREQQGLSVGLRSTANRLAGVVVPIGLGIVIELLGISHGFLVIGIVLLLVLIIGSVVLLRRAKKVSEALG
- a CDS encoding tripartite tricarboxylate transporter substrate-binding protein, with the protein product MFRNKNKIGKLASTVMASAVTTAIFLGFGNLAQAEDAADYYEGKTVKIVVGFNPGGGYDEYARMIAPELEKRIGATVIVENQPGGGGLLALNRLAQSGDDKTMMLASSESAALAQLTDRPGTRFDLSKVTWLGRAVVDTRMAMWSAQNTERTFGEVLATMKSEGSRWGATGLTDSVSDATAAMAEALNLTSDELSIVLGYDGTSAIALAVVRGEADGVVVSSTSAINYVGDDSLVPLAALDRERDALFPDTPTIFEVGNLDEEGERWMDFRSNITTLGRALVMHEDVDPERADFLAGHLEDILTDDKFIQKAKDMNRPINFLSAADLNKLIQNIFADLSDKRKAEIKHVLTEKFIR